The segment GCCCACCTCGTCGACCTCTACAACCTCGGCCCCGAGGCGATCGCGCTGCGTCGGCAGGTGAAGGGTCGCTACGCCACCATGCTGCAGCGTCTCTCTGCCGCCGACGACGGCACCGAGAAGGTCGAGCTCGACGGGGAGACCGCCCTGCGGATCATCGGTGCCATCGACGACGTGCTCATCGCCCTGGCCTTCGACGACGTGGACGACGCGGAGTTCGAGCGTCGCGCCCAGTCAGCCGTCGCCCTCGTCCGCGCCGTGTTCGTCGGCCTCTGGGTCGAGCAGGAGTGGGGCCCGATCGACCTCAACCGACTCGCCTCGGGCGCGGCGCCGGACGCTAGTTGACCTGGCGCTCCTGACCCTCCCAGAACTCGGCTCGCAGCTTGAACTTCTGCAGCTTGCCGGTGGCGGTGCGGGCCAGCTCCTCGCGGAACTCGATGCGCTTGGGGCACTTGTATCCGGCCAGGTGCTCGCGCGTGTGGGCGATGAGGGCGGCCTCGTCGACGCCGGCGTCGGGATCGACCACGACGAGTGCGGTCACCAGCTCGCCCCACTTCTCGTCGGGGATGCCGATCACGGCCACCTCGCGCACGGCGGGGTGGGAGGCGAGGGCGTCCTCGACCTCGATCGAGGAGACGTTCTCGCCGCCGGAGATGATGACGTCCTTCTTGCGGTCGGCGATCGTCACGTAGCCGTCCTCGAACGCGCCGCCGTCACCGGTGTGGAACCACCCGCCGGCGAGTGACTCCGCGGAGGCGTCGGGATTCTCCCAGTAGCCCTCCAGCACGGTGTTGCTGCGGGCGAGCAGCTCGCCGGAGTCGTCGACGCGGATCGACGTCGACAGCGCGGGGGCGCCGGCGCGGCCGAGGTTGCGGGCCTGCTCGGTGGGATCGAGGTCGTCCCACTCCTCGCGCATCCGGCTCATCGTGAGCAGCGGCGCGGTCTCGGTGAGGCCGTAGATCTGGATGAACTCCCAGCCCAGCTCCTCGCGCACGCGCTCGATCGTGCGGGTGGGCGGCGGGGCCCCGGCCACGACGCAGCGCACGCGGTCGCGACCGGTGGGGCCGTCCCAGTCCTTCAGTGCGTCGAGCACGGCGGACAGCACCGCGGGGGCGCAGCACAGGTACGTGACCTGGTGGTCCTCGATGCGGCGCAGGATCTCGGCGCCGTCGACCTGGCGCAGCACGACGTGCTTGGCGCCCATGCCGGTGACGCCGTAGACCTGGCCCCAGCCGTTGCAGTGGAACATCGGCAGCGTGTGGAGGTAGACGTCGCGGTCGCTGACGGAGGCCTGCCAGCCGAACACGGTGGCGTTCGTCCAGAGGGCGCGGTGCGTCTGCTGCACGCCCTTGGGTCGTGCCGTGGTGCCCGACGTGTAGTTGATCGTGGCGGTGGCGTTCTCGTCGGGCTCCCACGCGCGAGGCTCGGCGCCGTGCTCCGGCCGCTGGCCGGTACCTTCCGCCGCCCGCTGCCCGGCACCCCCGCCGGGGGCGGGGCTCCAGCCCCACACCGCCTCGTCGTCCTCGCCGACGACGAACACGTGCTTGGCGCCCGAGCAGGCGTCGCGCAGGTGCTCCAGGCCCGGGTCGAGGATCACGACCTCCGCGCCGCTGTGCTGCACGATGTACTCCACCTCGGCCGGCGCGAGCCGGAAGTTCACCGGCACGAACACGCGCCCCCAGCCGGAGACGCCGAAGAACGACGTGTACAGCCGGGCGGCGTTCTGCGACACCATCGCCACGCGACCACCCACCGGGACGTCGAGCTCGTCGAGGCGCGCGGCCTGCGCCTGAGCGAGCCGCATCACCTCGGCGTACGTCAGCTCACCCCATGACGCCGCAGGCTGGTCCGGCTCGTCGACGACCGCCACCCGGTCGGGGTAGACCGTGACGGCGCGGTCGAGGAAGTCGCGGATGCTGAACGGGACGATCACGAGGGCCTCCAGAGCGTATGACGCGGGTCACGCCCATCATGCAACGCTCGGTGTTGCACCGCCGTCGCAGGTCACCGGACCCGCGTCCTGGACACTTCCGGGTCACGGACCCGGGTCGGAACGCCCCGGACGTGTCCGAACCGTTCAGCGGGCCGCGCGCCACTCGTCGGCGAGGAGGGCGTAGCCGAGGGTGTCGACCCAGCCGAGGTCGCGGTGGAGACTGTCACGGACGCCGTGCAGCTCGCGGCGCATGCCGACGCGCTGCATGAGGCGCCACGACGGTTCGTTGAGGGCGAAGCACTCCGCCCTGACCCGGCGCACGCCGAGGTCCTCGAAGCAGATCCGCAGCAGCTCCTCCACCGCCTCCGTCATGAGGCCGCGACCGTGGTGGACCGGCGACAGCACCCAGGCGAGCACCGCGACGGAACCCCGAGCCTGCTCACGGACGTCGCGCTGGGCCCAGGCGTCCTCCACCACCAGCATCATGTCGCCGACGACGGCGCCCTCGATCTCGACGGCCAGCGAGTGCGGGAGGTCCTGCTCGGTGAAGTGGGAGGCCATCACCTCCTCCCGCGAGCGGGCCGGACGCCCGAGCCAGCGACCGACGTCGGGGTCGGACCGGTACGCGAGCACCGCGTCGACGTCGTCGACGGTGAGCGGACGCAGCGTCAGGCGCGACGTGCGCCGCGGCCAGGCGAGGTCAGCCAGGCGCGGACGGATGATCTCGTCGTCGGGCACTCAGCGATCGTAGGGGTAGAACCCGTGGCCGGACTTCTTGCCGAGCAGGCCCGCGTCGACCATGCGGTCGAGGACCGGGGGCGGCGAGTACAGGGGCTCCTTGAACTCGTCGTACATCGAGACGCCGATGGCGCGCACGGTGTCGAGACCGATCAGGTCGGCCAGCGCCAGCGGGCCCATCGGGTGCCCGCACCCGAGCACCATGCCGGAGTCGATGTCGGCCGCCGAGGCGTACCCCGCCTCGTACATGCGGATCGCCGACAGCAGGTACGGCACGAGCAGGCTGTTGACCACGAAGCCGGCCCGGTCGGTGGCCTCGATCGGCTCCTTGCCGAGCGTCTCGGAGACGAACGACTGCATGCGCTGCAGCGTCTCGGGGCTCGTGGTGAGCGACGGGATGAGCTCGACCAGCTTCATGACCGGTGCCGGGTTGAAGAAGTGCACCCCCATCACGCGGTCGGCGCGACCCGACACGGCGCCGAGCTTGACGATCGGGATGGACGACGTGTTCGACGCGAGGACGGCGTCGTCGGACTCCAGGAGCGAGCCGAGGGTGCGGAACAGCTCGAGCTTCGTCTGCTCGTCCTCGCTGGCCGCCTCGACCACCAGGTCGCGGTCGGCCAGCGCCTCCAGGTCGGCCGTGAACGTGACCCGCTCGAGCGTCTCCGCGACGTCCTCGGGCGTCATCTTGCCGCGCTTCTCGGCCCGGCGCAGCGAACCCTCGACCCGCTCCGCGGCACGCTTGGCGGCGTCGTCGTCGACCTCCACCGTGACCACGGACAGGCCCGCGCGGGCGCCGACCTCCGTGATGCCGGACCCCATGAGTCCGCCCCCGACGACACCCAGTCGCGCGATCGTCATCGTCTCTTCCTCACCCTCGATTGCTCGGACGTCCAACGATCTCCAGCGTACGGGACGCCGACGTGCGAACGTGAGGCGACCCTCAGGTGTGATGCAGGCGCGTGGTGCGGCCGGACGAGCGGGGTCGACGTGGTGGGATGGGGCCATGCGTGCACGTCGTCCGGCCCTGCTGGCCCCGATCCTGGCCGTCGCGGTGCTGACGGCGGGCTGCAGCGGCGACGACCCCCAGCCCGCCACGAAGCCCACGGCGACCGCCTCGCCCACGGCCAGCGGCCTGCCGGCGGGAACGCCCGTGCCCGAGCTGCTCTCCGGGGTCCGGTGCAACCCCGACGACGACGGCGTCTGGGCTGCGGTCGGCGTCGTCTCGAACCCCACCAAGAACCCGGTCAGCTACCAGGTGAGCGCCCAGGTGGGGCCGGCCGACGGCGCGGGACCGGCCACCACCCGCCGGCTGGTCGACGTCGCCGCCGGGACGAAGGTGCGGTTCAGGCTCGACGAGATCCCCACGTCCTCGCCGGACGGCCCGTGCCACCTGCAGCTGCTCGCCCTCCAGCCCGACTGACCCCGGACACGGCACGAGGGGCCGACCGCGTGCGGCCGACCCCTCGTGCTCGGGGCTGCGTCAGGAGCGGGCGATGCTGACCATGTCCTCACGGGGCACGACCTTCACGCGCTCGCGCTCGTGCTCGTGGGCCTCGCCGAGGCCCATCTCGTGGGCGTCGAGCTTCTCCCAGCCCTCCCACGTCGTGTACTCCAGGCCGCGCGAGTCGAGGTAGGCGTCGACGGACTGGGGCTCCGGCTGCGCCGCCTGGGCGAGCGTGGGAGCGTCCTCGAGCAGCATCGAGATCGTCTGGGCCGCGTCGGACTTGGTGTGGCCGATGAGGCCGACCGGTCCGCGCTTGATCCAGCCGGTGACGTAGGCACCCGGCAGGGCGGAGCCGTCGATCTCCACGACCCGGCCGCCGTCGTTGGGCACGACGCCGGCGGTGATGTCGAAGGGCAGGCCGGGCAGGTTGTCGGAGTAGTAGCCGACGGCCCGGTAGACGGCCTGGACCGGCCAGTCCACGAGCTCGCCCGTGCCGCGGACGTTGCCCGTGCCGTCGAGCTCGGTGACCTCGGTGCGCAGACCCACGACCTTGCCGTCCTCGCCGAGGATCTCCACGGGGTTCTGGCAGAAGTGGATGTGGATGCGGTGCGGGGCGCCCGTGGGCTCCTTGGCCAGGTAGTTCTGCAGCACGTCGACGACGAGCTTCTGGCTCTTCGCGGCCCGGATGGCTTCGAGGGAGCCCTCGTCGAGCTCGAAGCCCTCGGGGTGGACGATGACGTCGATGGTCGGGGAGTGGCTGAGCTCGCGCAGCTCCATGGGCGTGAACTTGACCTGCGCGGGACCGCGGCGCGCGAACACGTGCACGTCCTTCGTCACGTTCTTCTTCAGGCCCTCGTAGACGTTGTCGGGGATCTCGGTGACCAGCAGCTCCTCGGCCGTCTTGGCCAGGATGCGCGAGACGTCGAGGCCGACGTTGCCCACGCCGAGCACCGCGACGGACTCCTGGTGCGGCTGGAAGGGCCACTCGCGGTCGACGTCGGGGTGCCCGTCGTACCAGTACACGAAGTCGGCGGCACCGTGCGAGCCGTCGAGGTCGATGCCGGGGATGTCGAGGTCGCGGTCGCGGCGCGCGCCGGTGGCGAACACGACGGCGTCGTAGAACTGACGCAGGTCGTCGAGCTTCAGGTCGTCGCCGAACGCGACGTTGCCGAA is part of the Aeromicrobium sp. Leaf245 genome and harbors:
- a CDS encoding TetR/AcrR family transcriptional regulator, whose amino-acid sequence is MQDQDASLARTADIAQRILAGLEDVLARRPFGEIAVADIVASAGMSKRAFYEVYPHKAACLMDHADRFHASWVEELEARVLDAPDRLAGAEVAVRAFLTQTHERPFLARAHLVDLYNLGPEAIALRRQVKGRYATMLQRLSAADDGTEKVELDGETALRIIGAIDDVLIALAFDDVDDAEFERRAQSAVALVRAVFVGLWVEQEWGPIDLNRLASGAAPDAS
- a CDS encoding FAD-dependent oxidoreductase, whose product is MSRKLRVAIVGAGPAGVYAADILTKSEVPAPFEGASVDLLERDPTPFGLIRYGVAPDHPRIKEIVKALKRVMANDDIRFFGNVAFGDDLKLDDLRQFYDAVVFATGARRDRDLDIPGIDLDGSHGAADFVYWYDGHPDVDREWPFQPHQESVAVLGVGNVGLDVSRILAKTAEELLVTEIPDNVYEGLKKNVTKDVHVFARRGPAQVKFTPMELRELSHSPTIDVIVHPEGFELDEGSLEAIRAAKSQKLVVDVLQNYLAKEPTGAPHRIHIHFCQNPVEILGEDGKVVGLRTEVTELDGTGNVRGTGELVDWPVQAVYRAVGYYSDNLPGLPFDITAGVVPNDGGRVVEIDGSALPGAYVTGWIKRGPVGLIGHTKSDAAQTISMLLEDAPTLAQAAQPEPQSVDAYLDSRGLEYTTWEGWEKLDAHEMGLGEAHEHERERVKVVPREDMVSIARS
- a CDS encoding 3-hydroxybutyryl-CoA dehydrogenase yields the protein MTIARLGVVGGGLMGSGITEVGARAGLSVVTVEVDDDAAKRAAERVEGSLRRAEKRGKMTPEDVAETLERVTFTADLEALADRDLVVEAASEDEQTKLELFRTLGSLLESDDAVLASNTSSIPIVKLGAVSGRADRVMGVHFFNPAPVMKLVELIPSLTTSPETLQRMQSFVSETLGKEPIEATDRAGFVVNSLLVPYLLSAIRMYEAGYASAADIDSGMVLGCGHPMGPLALADLIGLDTVRAIGVSMYDEFKEPLYSPPPVLDRMVDAGLLGKKSGHGFYPYDR
- a CDS encoding GNAT family N-acetyltransferase, encoding MPDDEIIRPRLADLAWPRRTSRLTLRPLTVDDVDAVLAYRSDPDVGRWLGRPARSREEVMASHFTEQDLPHSLAVEIEGAVVGDMMLVVEDAWAQRDVREQARGSVAVLAWVLSPVHHGRGLMTEAVEELLRICFEDLGVRRVRAECFALNEPSWRLMQRVGMRRELHGVRDSLHRDLGWVDTLGYALLADEWRAAR
- a CDS encoding AMP-binding protein → MIVPFSIRDFLDRAVTVYPDRVAVVDEPDQPAASWGELTYAEVMRLAQAQAARLDELDVPVGGRVAMVSQNAARLYTSFFGVSGWGRVFVPVNFRLAPAEVEYIVQHSGAEVVILDPGLEHLRDACSGAKHVFVVGEDDEAVWGWSPAPGGGAGQRAAEGTGQRPEHGAEPRAWEPDENATATINYTSGTTARPKGVQQTHRALWTNATVFGWQASVSDRDVYLHTLPMFHCNGWGQVYGVTGMGAKHVVLRQVDGAEILRRIEDHQVTYLCCAPAVLSAVLDALKDWDGPTGRDRVRCVVAGAPPPTRTIERVREELGWEFIQIYGLTETAPLLTMSRMREEWDDLDPTEQARNLGRAGAPALSTSIRVDDSGELLARSNTVLEGYWENPDASAESLAGGWFHTGDGGAFEDGYVTIADRKKDVIISGGENVSSIEVEDALASHPAVREVAVIGIPDEKWGELVTALVVVDPDAGVDEAALIAHTREHLAGYKCPKRIEFREELARTATGKLQKFKLRAEFWEGQERQVN